A region from the uncultured Holophaga sp. genome encodes:
- the hypE gene encoding hydrogenase expression/formation protein HypE — MTDETFTLQCPLPLRHDTIQMAHGGGGRVMRELLEGLTLPLFASAPLETRHDAAVLGLGAEHLAFTTDTFVVSPRFFPGGDIGELAVYGTVNDLAMGGAEPLWLSCALVLEEGYPLEELRQVLTSMAQAAKRCGVQIVTGDTKVVDRGKGDGLFINTAGIGRVRPGIEISPARVKPGDAVLVSGDLGRHGMAIMSVREGLAFEEPIRSDCGPVHGLVARLLERGIDAHCLRDPTRGGLASVLNEIAEAASVSVVVEEARVPVAPPVAAACELLGLDPLYVACEGRLVAFVPGEQAEAALEALRSLPEGEGAACIGTVGEGPAGRVTLRTSLGTLRLLDLLSGEQLPRIC, encoded by the coding sequence ATGACGGACGAGACCTTCACCCTCCAGTGCCCCTTGCCCCTGCGCCACGACACCATCCAGATGGCCCACGGGGGCGGGGGGCGAGTCATGCGGGAGCTGTTGGAGGGCCTGACGTTGCCGCTCTTCGCCAGTGCCCCCCTGGAGACGCGCCATGATGCGGCGGTGCTGGGTCTTGGAGCTGAGCACCTAGCCTTCACCACGGACACCTTCGTGGTGAGCCCCCGCTTCTTCCCGGGGGGCGACATCGGTGAACTTGCGGTCTATGGCACGGTGAACGACCTGGCCATGGGCGGGGCCGAGCCTCTATGGCTGAGCTGCGCCCTGGTGCTGGAGGAGGGCTACCCCCTGGAGGAGCTCCGGCAGGTCCTGACCTCCATGGCCCAGGCGGCGAAGCGCTGCGGCGTGCAGATCGTCACCGGGGATACCAAGGTGGTGGACCGGGGCAAGGGGGACGGGCTTTTCATCAACACTGCGGGGATCGGGCGGGTGCGCCCGGGGATCGAGATCTCCCCTGCCCGGGTGAAGCCGGGGGATGCGGTGCTGGTGTCCGGGGACCTGGGCCGCCATGGCATGGCCATCATGTCCGTGCGGGAGGGGCTGGCCTTCGAGGAGCCCATCCGCAGCGACTGCGGTCCTGTCCACGGACTCGTGGCCCGGCTCCTGGAGCGCGGCATTGACGCCCACTGCCTGCGCGACCCCACCCGGGGCGGTCTGGCCTCGGTGCTGAACGAGATCGCGGAGGCGGCCTCCGTCTCGGTGGTGGTGGAGGAGGCCCGGGTGCCCGTGGCCCCCCCGGTGGCCGCGGCCTGCGAGCTGTTGGGTCTGGACCCCCTCTATGTCGCGTGCGAGGGGCGCCTGGTGGCCTTCGTCCCCGGTGAGCAGGCCGAGGCGGCCCTGGAGGCCCTGCGGAGTCTGCCGGAGGGGGAGGGGGCCGCCTGCATCGGCACCGTGGGGGAGGGACCGGCGGGCCGGGTCACCCTGCGCACCTCTCTGGGGACCCTGCGCCTCCTGGACCTGCTCTCAGGGGAGCAGCTGCCGCGGATCTGCTGA
- the hypD gene encoding hydrogenase formation protein HypD — MKHQAEYRDAEVAKGLVEAIHRTVTRPWTLMEVCGGQTHSILRFGLDELLPPEVTLLHGPGCPVCVTPVELIDRAVAIASRPGVIFCSFGDMLRVPGSEKDLFRAKSEGADVRVVYSPLDAVQLARQNPEREVVFFAVGFETTAPANALAVDQAGRLGLANFSILVSHVLVPPALKAILGSGKARVDGFLAAGHVCTVMGTEEYEPLVREHRVPIVVTGFEPVDLLHGIHLCLRQLEGGRAEVENGYERLVKPGGNPTARELIARIFQVTPRTWRGIGPIPESGLGLRPEYAAFDATLRFGVQGIGGQESPECHSGEVIQGLLKPSECPAFGRRCTPEQPLGATMVSSEGACAAYYRYRRN, encoded by the coding sequence ACCCACAGCATCCTGCGCTTCGGCCTGGATGAGCTGCTTCCGCCTGAGGTCACTTTGCTGCATGGCCCCGGCTGCCCGGTGTGCGTGACCCCGGTGGAGCTCATCGACAGGGCGGTGGCCATCGCCTCCCGCCCCGGGGTCATCTTCTGTTCCTTCGGGGATATGCTGCGGGTGCCGGGCTCGGAGAAGGATCTCTTCCGGGCCAAGTCCGAGGGGGCGGATGTGCGGGTGGTGTACTCGCCCCTGGATGCCGTCCAGTTGGCCCGCCAGAACCCGGAGCGGGAGGTGGTGTTTTTCGCCGTGGGCTTCGAGACCACCGCTCCGGCCAACGCCCTGGCCGTGGATCAGGCCGGACGTCTTGGGCTTGCCAACTTCTCGATCCTTGTCTCCCATGTCCTGGTGCCCCCGGCCCTGAAGGCCATCCTGGGTTCGGGCAAGGCCAGGGTGGACGGCTTCCTGGCGGCGGGGCACGTATGCACGGTCATGGGCACCGAGGAATACGAGCCCCTGGTGCGGGAGCATCGGGTGCCCATCGTGGTGACGGGCTTCGAGCCCGTGGACCTGCTCCACGGCATCCACCTCTGTCTCAGGCAGCTGGAGGGGGGGCGGGCCGAAGTGGAGAATGGCTACGAACGCCTTGTGAAGCCCGGGGGCAATCCCACGGCCCGGGAGCTCATCGCCCGGATCTTCCAGGTCACTCCCCGGACTTGGCGTGGCATAGGACCCATCCCCGAGAGCGGCCTGGGGCTCAGGCCGGAGTACGCCGCCTTCGATGCCACCCTGCGCTTCGGGGTTCAGGGGATCGGAGGCCAGGAGTCTCCCGAGTGCCACAGCGGCGAGGTGATCCAGGGCCTGCTGAAGCCCAGCGAATGCCCCGCCTTCGGCCGCAGATGTACCCCGGAGCAACCCCTGGGCGCCACCATGGTCAGCAGCGAGGGGGCCTGCGCCGCCTACTACCGCTACCGGCGGAACTGA